A window of Bactrocera dorsalis isolate Fly_Bdor chromosome 4, ASM2337382v1, whole genome shotgun sequence genomic DNA:
TATGAAATTGTAAATCTGGGATTTACTTGTTCTAGCATCTTTTACTGGCCTCAATTAATTATGATaaaattttaccattttttatcGATACTTTGCAATAATCTTTGGTTTTCCCCCGATACCAAAAACCATTACAGTCAGTTAGTAAAAATTACCAGCGGTGACTTCCTTTAAGGGCTCAGAGGTTATTGAGAGAATCGATGTATTTTCGCTTTTAGCGgtactcttttttttttaattaaataagtatCTTAAAAAAGCATCCAAAAGCCATGGAATCTGTCGGTAAGTATAGCAGGACTTCAACCATTCTCTCGTTTCCACAAAAGGTAAGGATGAAAAGGATGTGTGAGCAATACAGAACTGAGGGCTAGTTCGCGACAGACAGATACATCTCGTcatttatacaaacattttataGCCGCCCACATTTTGTTCTGGGTTTTAGCAAATTCGTGGCAAAATTCATATACTATCCTTAGGGCATAAAAAGGCTtttcaaatgtttatttatacactttcattttattcagtttattacaaaaattctgTTCGATATAATAAGTagtactttaaataaatatctttctATCGTAAAGTATATTTCATTCAGGATCTTTTTATCACCAATGCAATAATAGAAATCCTGAGTGGAAAAATAACATAAGAATTGTATTCTTTGAATTGTAATACCCTTGTGAGAGGTAAGTCTTAAAGCGTCtatgaataatatttaaatgtataaatgtatgtgtaaaaagtataatttaaaGCTCAGTTTGACTTACACACATTTGCCTGTGTAACCAGTACATAGGCTTAGCAATGAATTCAGCACCACAACGCACTTACCGGCATATTTGTCCATTCTTTATCAGCTCTAGCAATTGCATGAGTATGGGTGAGTCCTGTACAAGTCCGACATCATTTGAATCTAAATTCACGAGACATTTGAAAAAGAGCGAAGTCATTCGTTGATCGTTTGTCTGCAAAATGGTTTGCGCCATTTGATTCAGCACCTTCACACGAAATTTGTATGCAGCAATATCAATGAATTTCTCGATATGTTCACAAAACATAGTCCAATCGGCCTCGAATATAATTTCTAACAACATATCTATGGTTGCTTGTGATCTATCTTGACTGTAAATTAAGATCTGTCGGCATGCATTGATTTTGTTTAGGCCGCAATATTCCAGACTATGAAATATTGTCATCAATAGCTTGTTACCATCATGGTACCGCACACAGTCACGCGCCATATGTAACAATTTTATGCGATTGTTTCGCTCCGAATAGGCACGACAGAACTCGTGCATGTAACGGCGAAAAAGGTTTTCATGATTATAGGCAAATCTATATGCAATATTTAGGTGCACCTCtgaaaatgtaagcaaaatatCCCCGACAGTTTCCGactcgcgaaatgtgtgtgaaaatTCACAGTTGCCGAGCTTAAAGCATCGGTCTACTAAGAAAGGCAAACATGTGACACCAAAGGTCCTCGCTATGGCTATTGCCTGCCGACTGGTGTTCCAACCATCACTACTATTAGCAGCTAATTCGCCATTCAGACATGAAATTTGTGTGTTATCATTAACTGTTTTCAAATTCACATCCGCTTCGTTACTAGATAACGGCAATTGCAATATGTCGCTCATAAGCGGTTTGATGGTGTCGAATGAAATTTGTGTGCTGGCAGTAGTTTGAGGCTGGTACGCCGGTTGCTGTTGTGTTAAGGGCGTTACCGCgcacacattttgtactgtgcgtGTGATTTTCTCCAAGTTTACGGGTTTGATGGCATCCCGTTCCGTTTTAATTACTTGTTTATTAAAGGCATTCGTTGGCACTATTACCATGGGTAATGCGCCTGCTGTGGGCACGTTTTCTGCTGGACTAGCGTGTTTCGCCGTTGCGGTCGTCATTGAGATTTTCggtattttgaacttttttaaaatatcactCGACACGTGTGTTGGGCACTGTGTAGCTTCTACCTTGACAACTGTGCTCTTATCGTCCACCATTTCTTCATTTTCGACATGTACGACCTGCATATTTTCGTGGTTCTCATTCGTGTTAACTGACTTAAAGTCTGCCACAGGAGCAGGATCCATATCGGGACACCGCTCATCATCTGATGAACTAGAAGAGGAAATAGTTGGTATTTGAAAAACATaaccacaaatattttaatgttacatACTTGAAACATGATGTTGCTAGAGATAGCGCATCGTCTTCCATTTCATCGTCAAAATCCAAGCAGTCATCATCCATTTTCAATTCCATCTCCAGAACAGATAAATTGCGATTTGTATCGAGTTGTTTTGCTTTTACATTATCTAACACTCCTTCAATTGCTTGCTTCTGATCTGCTTCTAAGGCGTTGTGATGAGTCGGAACAGCAATCATTTTTTCAATACACACATCTTGTGGACCCTCCAAAGGTACTTCCGCATATTGACCGAAACTTTCATTGCTCTTGCGATGATTTCTTGGCTTTAGATCTTCTACTTCtatgaagaaataaattacacaatttactttaaataaaaatattctcaaaatatttatatgacaaTAAAAAGACTGAGGTTGATCGGACAGTTCGTATCGTAGtgatatgcaaaaatttttcgaacttaacaatttcttcgaaattGCAGGCATGACTTACCAGTTTCTGAAGCACTATATGCGTTTACACTCTTCGGTTTATAGGAAATGTCAGCATCTTCATCCTCCTCACGACAGCTTTCTGTTTCATTACCTATTTcttcatatacacatatataacttaaattaaaaacaaaaaatatatatatgcttatAATTTATACTTGTACCAGTTATTTGCGCTTGGGCTGTATTTGATTCTTCCTGCTTACAGCAATCCTTCAGGGATAAGCCGTCTTCTACAATAGATTTGcctttcaatatataaaaaaactgatTAGAATCTGAAAATTTTAGGAACATACTTTCATAATGTTGGCATCTCACACCTTCGGTGCATTTATTCGTCTGCTCTTTTCCTTCATCACTTTCAATGTTCATATTTGTATCAACATTTCCGGTCGACTTTGTCGGTATTTCCGCTGTTTCCTCTATTATGAAATTACTAACTGTTGAGTGATTGTTGTTAGTAAGCAACGTCAGCGTTGATTTTGCTATTACCTCTGCACTTTCGCAAGCATTGCCGACTACAGAATTTCCTATACCTGAATCATTGCAACTCAAGTctaaaaaaaaggaatattcggataaaaataattttgaacgaTTTCACTTTTTTACTTACCGTCACTTTTTTGCGATTCGTTGGCATTATTTTCTTCGGTGTATTGTTGTGTTCCAACAGGTTGTTGTGTGCTTTCTGCCACAGTGTTTACGGCGGTGTCCTGATCTTCAATGCTTTCAAGAGCCGTCTCATAATCGTATGTGAATTCTTCGGAATTGCTTTCCAACTGCTGTAGCTGTGGTATTTCTAAATGTACGTTAACGTTATGACTCTGGTGATCTTCTTTTAAATCAATACTTTGATCGACTTTTGTTGACAAATCATAAGCGTCATTCTCTATATTCTCAGTATCTTGTTCGTTAGCGTTAGTTGTTTGGCTGACCTCATTTGGAGCAAAATATTCCCTGATAGTATCTAATTGTGTGGCACCTACCAGTCCATCAAATGAGGATTTTGATTTGTTTACCACAAGCGTTTCTGTGTCCACGAATAGCAAATCACCTGAATCTCCGTGTAATTCATCAATATGACCAATACCACCAACGGTGGAAGAATATTCtgctttattttcattattttctgcCACATTTGCTACTTTAGTTTCAGTATTTGAGGCGGTATTTTCCTTAGCAACATAGAGTTCTTCTAACCATTGCCCTTTATCACTGTTTTGACTGCAAGTGGCATCGCAATTACGTTGAGTTAAACTTTCATACACACCGACCTCAGCAGTTTTAGTGTGTTCGTTTGCGTTGGCCGTTTTATTCATTAACCGTTCAATATTTGTTGTAGTATCATtgtcttttatttgatttaaggCGTTTTCGCCATTTTTCACAACATTCGAATTTAAATCATTGGCTTTCCTGTTATATTGGGagttgtgattgttgttgcaTAAAGTAGTCTCGGAAAGAATTTCACCGAGTTCAAAGTTACAAATCGGTAGTGGATTGTTAGCTGTTTCCTTAGCTAGTAAtgctgaaaatttttcaaattgtaaAATACGAATTATTACTTAAATCTATGCTACTCACCACAATCTGTTGAAGTATTTTCTGCTGGCGGAGCTGTCGTAATTGCCTCATTGTTGGTTAGTTGCATAAAAGCATTGATATTATCTTCAAGGTCAATGAGAGGCATGTCTAACGCTGCTCTAAAGGAAACATAGTCATGCTCTCCAAAAACACCTTCCGtcgtttcatttaattttccagcacaattattaaaatttgtttccaaaggcgttaagttattgttgttgtgaacGGACTTTTGAATCAGTTTTGACGATTTTAAAGACAGGTCCAGAGGCATTAGATCCTGATTGTCAATTTCGATGGGTATATTATTAATAGTTGGTGCGGTCTGGCTGTAAGATATTGTAGACTTTTTCGATAAATCCAACAACACATCGGAAACATGCGCTGGCGGAGGAATAATTGCATTGCTTTGTGAGTCCTGTACCAAAACAGGCAAGGTAGCAGGAGCATCAAGAACCCGCGCTATTGCATTCCCAGCATCGCCTACATTGTCTATGTAATTCACCTATATTATTAATAACATTAAAAGATTAATTTGCTACTtttatctaataataataaataacacaaaaattcactttaaatgttttttaacatggaaaataaataattatgaaggaaatatcaaattaatttaagGAATATtagctaaataaaaatatgtatgcacaaatTAATACCAGTAATCTAattcataattaataaaaaaaattttacgtgAGTGaacaaaatatgcatatttatgattTAACTAACCAACTCTGCCATATTGAATTCTTCTTGACCACCATCAATGTGCGTATTATCGGTTTGTAAAAGACAATTTCCACCATTTTCCCAATTACCTTCAAGATAATATGTGATTGGTTGCTGATCGCTCGAATCCAAGTAATGAGTCGTGGATGTAACCAACTGTTGCGATATTGTGGATGAAGCCGCAGGTGTGACCGATCCTGCCATATTACATGTATTGGAAAAAAGTTCAACATACTTAGCCAAGTCGCTTTTAGCCATTTCCGCATATTCTAGTGAACCTTGTTTCTCAGGTTTGTTTTTCGGTTTTCGACCACGTTTTTTCGGCGGTCCTTTTTCTACATGTGctgattttttcgattttcgttGGCGTTTTTTCTTCACTAATTGCTCCTTAGAAGATTCAACAGGATCAGGCACATCCGCACTGTAATTACTGCGCTCATTATTATTGATATTATCAAGTAGATTGGTGGCTTGTAAAGTCTCTGCTTCCTGATTTTCGACAAGCACTTGAGATATTAAACGTGATAACATCTCATCTTCTGGCTTTTCAGTGTTTTCGTTAATAGTCTCAATAGTACTTGATGTAGCTACGGGCAAATGAAAATCTTTACATTTATTGCTATTCAGATTTTCTTTCGAGGGCGCATCTTCTATCTGGTGGCTACTATTCGATCGTTTACGCAACAATTCGTCAACTCGACTAGCAAATAATCGTTGAGAAGCATCAAGTTCCCCCAAGTCAAtcgaaatttccattttttctgaACCCTTTACAACTTGAGGTATTAATATAGATAACGAAAGGGGCGAATCATCTTTTCGACCACACTGAGATTTACTTACTTCAGACCCATTGTATTGGATAGATGTGGTTCTTCGTTTACGTATTGCCGTACGTCGTGGTCTTTGGGAGCCTAAAAACTCATCACCGCTAGATTCAATAGAAGACATAGCAGGCGGCGAAATTATATGGGAATAATCAAGTACAATGTCCTTACACTTTTCTAACATACTCTTTATATTCGTAAGTGAAGAAACAGCATCTAGTGCAACCAGCTGCACTTCTGGTTGACTTAATTGCAATTGCATAAACAATCTGTTACGTCGTTCCAATTTCAATTCTTCACTGTCGAGTCTTAATTCTGGGTGATACTGGTATAACTGGTCTTCAAGCCGTTCAAGTTCAACGATTTCTGCCATAACTATTGTAAGAAATTTACAACTTTATCTAAATTTCTAGTTTTCCACAATTAATAATCTTTGCGGCTGATCATCACACGTTTATAACggattattaatataaatggcGCAAATGACGCGTGAGACTTTCACAACAGAGTTGACATTAACGTTAACCGTTTAACGTGGGAATTATTTCAAATTCTAAATAGATGTCCATAGCTCAAatagtatattaaaataatcgagagcttaaattataatttatgcagtttaaattaatattaattatcaaATAGAAATCTTTTAATGCAATTGGCATGGTATGGTATTCCTATAAGGAGGAGAATAACGTTTGGAGTTTTCAAGCCATTCTTGAATATGTTTGGTAACTTGGAGTAAAGTGAAAGGTTGTTATGcatataaatgaattaatttattatttgatcGTACAAAATACatggaaatttaaaatataaacctacatattcaaatttttattataattaataatccGTAGGCTCTTGGCAGCTTTGTAATTTTACCAACCGATTACCCCGTTATACGAACGCGTTTCCATTTGCATCCACAACTGACAGTTCTATTGTCAAACTAATAGAAAGATTTTGGTTACATCATTTAGGTTTTGTAGACATCATAATTTTGCTAGAAAAACATTGTGAAAAAGTTTGTTTGAAAAggcaatattaataaaatactttgtattttatataagattatcTGAGGCAGTCCGGCTCGTGTTAACTGTAGTGAATGAGCGAAAGACGCGCCTAAAATGTCCGAAAACAATCAGGTTAGTTGATTTCTTAATTGCTGTCTCGTACATACTTTTTCGTGTGATGAGTGAGTGCCGCTGATGTCAATCTTGTGTTTTCAATAAAGCTCCAAGTTTGAGACTTTTCCAACGTCGTAGTATGCAAATGAAACATGTGTTGTAGATGTGtgctttgacattttttttacatatttattataaaaaaaaactaaaacacatgtcatatttttaatgcatttgtatttacattctcacaaatttgtgtgtttagaaaaataaataaaattatttcacttttctAACTGATAACCTAATCTACTTTGTAATCACGAATGCACTTTTAACAgtcgaaattatttacatatgtagttattgTTTCTTCGATAACGATTAGAGTAAGACCAATAAGATTTAGTATGTATTTATAGAACAAATAAGACGCATTACAGCTTAGCACTTATTttcttattagaatttttttactttatacaaAGTTTCCAAAACCATACATTTGTTTACTTAAGTATATCTGgttaaatatattgaattattttattttgtttgtcttGTTTTCAGCCACTTATTAAATGATTATCCACACAACTTGGCTTACACACCATTGCGCacctttcataaaaatatacaagacACCTTCAGTTTTTCGACTCAAATAATATTGAAGTCTTTCAGTTTTAGAAAAACTGTTTGGTgttgataaatttataacaatatatttcaaaagacTTTGATTTCATTGTTTTGCCAGACTTTTGCGAATAAAACGAGATATTTTATTTCGATAGATATTTTGTTTTCCCGGTCGTACCTTTGTTACACCTACTTgtttacgtatgtacatatataccaaatataaCGGCTTGTAAAGTTTTTAAACGTAGAAGGATATCATAGCGTAATTGCATTGTTTATATTAAGAACGTTTTATTTTCGTAATAATGGCGGCATATTTGAATCGCACTATATCGATGGTGACTGGAAATGGCGCCAACGCTAATGCAAACGCCGGCGCAACCACTTCGAACTATAATCCGAATGCTCTGATGGTTGAAAATCGTACCATGCAAAATGACAAATCACCGTTACAGGTCTTCGTAAGAGCTAAGAAGAAGATCAATGACATATACGGCGAGATAGAGGAATATGTTGTCGAAACTACACAGTTTATTAATGGTAAGTGCTGCGCCatggctattgaaaaaaaaactaattaataaacaaaaaatgtttagctCTGCACGCAGAAGCTGAAATTGTGGACAAGGCGGAACGTGAACTTTTCGAGAGTTATGTACATAAAGTGGCCGCGATACGTGAGGTACTCACAAGGGATCACATGAAGGTCGCTTTTTTCGGGCGCACATCGAATGGCAAGAGTTCCGTGATTAATGCTATGTTGCGTGAAAAAATTCTACCCAGTGGCATCGGTCATACAACAAACTGTTTTTGCCAAGTTGAAGGCTGTGATGGCCAGGAAGCTTATTTGATGAAGGAAGGTTCGGATGAAAAACTTAATGTAGTGGTAAGTTGCAGTTATCttgtttgcaataatttttttgtttgataaatcTTACGTTTGTGTCTGCAGAATATCAAGCAATTAGCAAATGCGCTTTGCCAGGAGAAACTTAGCGAAAGTTCATTGGTTCGCATTTTTTGGCCTAGAGAGCGTTGCAGTTTGTTGCGTGACGATGTCGTCTTCGTGGACTCGCCTGGTGTGGATGTATCAGCTAATTTAGATGATTGGATCGATAATCATTGCATTAATGCCGATGTATTTGTGCTTGTATTAAATGCTGAATCAACTATGACACGTGCCGAAAAGCAATTCTTTCACACTGTCTCGCAAAAGCTGTCGAAACCGAATATTTTCATACTGAACAATCGTTGGGATGCATCCGCTAATGAACCAGAGTTCCAAGATTCGGTATGTAGactgaaattatataaatttaattttctaatattcaTGTAGTTTGTAATTGAGTttgtaattttaactttttttcgttaaaatgtGTAAACTGTTAATGTTGACTGCGTAAGCAGGAGCTCGAAAAGGTAAAAGTGTTTGAATGCCTTTGCTAGCTTTTATAAaaccatatatatatagtatatacataaatacactcGGCTCAGTATATAATCGAAATATCTcactgaaattttgtaaattaatcaTTATGcaatttgatgttttttttttaataaaaaaaaatcaaaaattatgttgAGTCGTAAGCACATTTGTATGACGAGCTTTTTCacatcattttttattatatgcgCTTATTTTCCTTACTTACGCTTTATCATCACAAATTGTTTACTTAGTTAATA
This region includes:
- the LOC105224926 gene encoding uncharacterized protein LOC105224926 isoform X4 yields the protein MAEIVELERLEDQLYQYHPELRLDSEELKLERRNRLFMQLQLSQPEVQLVALDAVSSLTNIKSMLEKCKDIVLDYSHIISPPAMSSIESSGDEFLGSQRPRRTAIRKRRTTSIQYNGSEGSEKMEISIDLGELDASQRLFASRVDELLRKRSNSSHQIEDAPSKENLNSNKCKDFHLPVATSSTIETINENTEKPEDEMLSRLISQVLVENQEAETLQATNLLDNINNNERSNYSADVPDPVESSKEQLVKKKRQRKSKKSAHVEKGPPKKRGRKPKNKPEKQGSLEYAEMAKSDLAKYVELFSNTCNMAGSVTPAASSTISQQLVTSTTHYLDSSDQQPITYYLEGNWENGGNCLLQTDNTHIDGGQEEFNMAELVNYIDNVGDAGNAIARVLDAPATLPVLVQDSQSNAIIPPPAHVSDVLLDLSKKSTISYSQTAPTINNIPIEIDNQDLMPLDLSLKSSKLIQKSVHNNNNLTPLETNFNNCAGKLNETTEGVFGEHDYVSFRAALDMPLIDLEDNINAFMQLTNNEAITTAPPAENTSTDCALLAKETANNPLPICNFELGEILSETTLCNNNHNSQYNRKANDLNSNVVKNGENALNQIKDNDTTTNIERLMNKTANANEHTKTAEVGVYESLTQRNCDATCSQNSDKGQWLEELYVAKENTASNTETKVANVAENNENKAEYSSTVGGIGHIDELHGDSGDLLFVDTETLVVNKSKSSFDGLVGATQLDTIREYFAPNEVSQTTNANEQDTENIENDAYDLSTKVDQSIDLKEDHQSHNVNVHLEIPQLQQLESNSEEFTYDYETALESIEDQDTAVNTVAESTQQPVGTQQYTEENNANESQKSDDLSCNDSGIGNSVVGNACESAEVIAKSTLTLLTNNNHSTVSNFIIEETAEIPTKSTGNVDTNMNIESDEGKEQTNKCTEGVRCQHYESKSIVEDGLSLKDCCKQEESNTAQAQITEIGNETESCREEDEDADISYKPKSVNAYSASETEVEDLKPRNHRKSNESFGQYAEVPLEGPQDVCIEKMIAVPTHHNALEADQKQAIEGVLDNVKAKQLDTNRNLSVLEMELKMDDDCLDFDDEMEDDALSLATSCFNSSDDERCPDMDPAPVADFKSVNTNENHENMQVVHVENEEMVDDKSTVVKVEATQCPTHVSSDILKKFKIPKISMTTATAKHASPAENVPTAGALPMVIVPTNAFNKQVIKTERDAIKPVNLEKITRTVQNVCAVTPLTQQQPAYQPQTTASTQISFDTIKPLMSDILQLPLSSNEADVNLKTVNDNTQISCLNGELAANSSDGWNTSRQAIAIARTFGVTCLPFLVDRCFKLGNCEFSHTFRESETVGDILLTFSEVHLNIAYRFAYNHENLFRRYMHEFCRAYSERNNRIKLLHMARDCVRYHDGNKLLMTIFHSLEYCGLNKINACRQILIYSQDRSQATIDMLLEIIFEADWTMFCEHIEKFIDIAAYKFRVKVLNQMAQTILQTNDQRMTSLFFKCLVNLDSNDVGLVQDSPILMQLLELIKNGQICR
- the LOC105224926 gene encoding uncharacterized protein LOC105224926 isoform X1 yields the protein MAEIVELERLEDQLYQYHPELRLDSEELKLERRNRLFMQLQLSQPEVQLVALDAVSSLTNIKSMLEKCKDIVLDYSHIISPPAMSSIESSGDEFLGSQRPRRTAIRKRRTTSIQYNGSEVSKSQCGRKDDSPLSLSILIPQVVKGSEKMEISIDLGELDASQRLFASRVDELLRKRSNSSHQIEDAPSKENLNSNKCKDFHLPVATSSTIETINENTEKPEDEMLSRLISQVLVENQEAETLQATNLLDNINNNERSNYSADVPDPVESSKEQLVKKKRQRKSKKSAHVEKGPPKKRGRKPKNKPEKQGSLEYAEMAKSDLAKYVELFSNTCNMAGSVTPAASSTISQQLVTSTTHYLDSSDQQPITYYLEGNWENGGNCLLQTDNTHIDGGQEEFNMAELVNYIDNVGDAGNAIARVLDAPATLPVLVQDSQSNAIIPPPAHVSDVLLDLSKKSTISYSQTAPTINNIPIEIDNQDLMPLDLSLKSSKLIQKSVHNNNNLTPLETNFNNCAGKLNETTEGVFGEHDYVSFRAALDMPLIDLEDNINAFMQLTNNEAITTAPPAENTSTDCALLAKETANNPLPICNFELGEILSETTLCNNNHNSQYNRKANDLNSNVVKNGENALNQIKDNDTTTNIERLMNKTANANEHTKTAEVGVYESLTQRNCDATCSQNSDKGQWLEELYVAKENTASNTETKVANVAENNENKAEYSSTVGGIGHIDELHGDSGDLLFVDTETLVVNKSKSSFDGLVGATQLDTIREYFAPNEVSQTTNANEQDTENIENDAYDLSTKVDQSIDLKEDHQSHNVNVHLEIPQLQQLESNSEEFTYDYETALESIEDQDTAVNTVAESTQQPVGTQQYTEENNANESQKSDDLSCNDSGIGNSVVGNACESAEVIAKSTLTLLTNNNHSTVSNFIIEETAEIPTKSTGNVDTNMNIESDEGKEQTNKCTEGVRCQHYESKSIVEDGLSLKDCCKQEESNTAQAQITEIGNETESCREEDEDADISYKPKSVNAYSASETEVEDLKPRNHRKSNESFGQYAEVPLEGPQDVCIEKMIAVPTHHNALEADQKQAIEGVLDNVKAKQLDTNRNLSVLEMELKMDDDCLDFDDEMEDDALSLATSCFNSSDDERCPDMDPAPVADFKSVNTNENHENMQVVHVENEEMVDDKSTVVKVEATQCPTHVSSDILKKFKIPKISMTTATAKHASPAENVPTAGALPMVIVPTNAFNKQVIKTERDAIKPVNLEKITRTVQNVCAVTPLTQQQPAYQPQTTASTQISFDTIKPLMSDILQLPLSSNEADVNLKTVNDNTQISCLNGELAANSSDGWNTSRQAIAIARTFGVTCLPFLVDRCFKLGNCEFSHTFRESETVGDILLTFSEVHLNIAYRFAYNHENLFRRYMHEFCRAYSERNNRIKLLHMARDCVRYHDGNKLLMTIFHSLEYCGLNKINACRQILIYSQDRSQATIDMLLEIIFEADWTMFCEHIEKFIDIAAYKFRVKVLNQMAQTILQTNDQRMTSLFFKCLVNLDSNDVGLVQDSPILMQLLELIKNGQICR
- the LOC105224926 gene encoding uncharacterized protein LOC105224926 isoform X3, encoding MAEIVELERLEDQLYQYHPELRLDSEELKLERRNRLFMQLQLSQPEVQLVALDAVSSLTNIKSMLEKCKDIVLDYSHIISPPAMSSIESSGDEFLGSQRPRRTAIRKRRTTSIQYNGSEVSKSQCGRKDDSPLSLSILIPQVVKGSEKMEISIDLGELDASQRLFASRVDELLRKRSNSSHQIEDAPSKENLNSNKCKDFHLPVATSSTIETINENTEKPEDEMLSRLISQVLVENQEAETLQATNLLDNINNNERSNYSADVPDPVESSKEQLVKKKRQRKSKKSAHVEKGPPKKRGRKPKNKPEKQGSLEYAEMAKSDLAKYVELFSNTCNMAGSVTPAASSTISQQLVTSTTHYLDSSDQQPITYYLEGNWENGGNCLLQTDNTHIDGGQEEFNMAELVNYIDNVGDAGNAIARVLDAPATLPVLVQDSQSNAIIPPPAHVSDVLLDLSKKSTISYSQTAPTINNIPIEIDNQDLMPLDLSLKSSKLIQKSVHNNNNLTPLETNFNNCAGKLNETTEGVFGEHDYVSFRAALDMPLIDLEDNINAFMQLTNNEAITTAPPAENTSTDCALLAKETANNPLPICNFELGEILSETTLCNNNHNSQYNRKANDLNSNVVKNGENALNQIKDNDTTTNIERLMNKTANANEHTKTAEVGVYESLTQRNCDATCSQNSDKGQWLEELYVAKENTASNTETKVANVAENNENKAEYSSTVGGIGHIDELHGDSGDLLFVDTETLVVNKSKSSFDGLVGATQLDTIREYFAPNEVSQTTNANEQDTENIENDAYDLSTKVDQSIDLKEDHQSHNVNVHLEIPQLQQLESNSEEFTYDYETALESIEDQDTAVNTVAESTQQPVGTQQYTEENNANESQKSDDLSCNDSGIGNSVVGNACESAEVIAKSTLTLLTNNNHSTVSNFIIEETAEIPTKSTGNVDTNMNIESDEGKEQTNKCTEGKSIVEDGLSLKDCCKQEESNTAQAQITEIGNETESCREEDEDADISYKPKSVNAYSASETEVEDLKPRNHRKSNESFGQYAEVPLEGPQDVCIEKMIAVPTHHNALEADQKQAIEGVLDNVKAKQLDTNRNLSVLEMELKMDDDCLDFDDEMEDDALSLATSCFNSSDDERCPDMDPAPVADFKSVNTNENHENMQVVHVENEEMVDDKSTVVKVEATQCPTHVSSDILKKFKIPKISMTTATAKHASPAENVPTAGALPMVIVPTNAFNKQVIKTERDAIKPVNLEKITRTVQNVCAVTPLTQQQPAYQPQTTASTQISFDTIKPLMSDILQLPLSSNEADVNLKTVNDNTQISCLNGELAANSSDGWNTSRQAIAIARTFGVTCLPFLVDRCFKLGNCEFSHTFRESETVGDILLTFSEVHLNIAYRFAYNHENLFRRYMHEFCRAYSERNNRIKLLHMARDCVRYHDGNKLLMTIFHSLEYCGLNKINACRQILIYSQDRSQATIDMLLEIIFEADWTMFCEHIEKFIDIAAYKFRVKVLNQMAQTILQTNDQRMTSLFFKCLVNLDSNDVGLVQDSPILMQLLELIKNGQICR